A region of Paenibacillus sp. JNUCC-31 DNA encodes the following proteins:
- a CDS encoding Lrp/AsnC family transcriptional regulator, whose translation MDQIDTNILFHLQNQARLSMTELGKLVGLSQPAVTERVKRLEESGVIEEYRTIISPQKIGKSSTSYLLFRTRDCHAFLDFCCSSPEVVECHRVSGEHNYLLKIMTDSIADLEAFGDRCDQYGTYTTLIAISSPIATKNLIEGTNVV comes from the coding sequence ATGGACCAAATCGATACCAATATCCTCTTTCATTTGCAAAACCAAGCGAGGCTATCCATGACCGAGTTGGGCAAGCTGGTAGGTTTATCTCAACCCGCCGTAACGGAACGTGTGAAGCGATTGGAAGAAAGCGGTGTAATCGAGGAGTACCGCACCATCATTTCTCCACAGAAAATAGGGAAGTCGAGCACATCCTATCTTCTTTTTCGCACACGGGATTGTCATGCCTTTCTTGATTTCTGCTGCTCGTCACCGGAAGTGGTCGAATGTCATCGTGTGAGCGGAGAGCATAACTACCTGTTAAAGATCATGACGGATTCCATTGCTGATCTCGAAGCATTTGGGGACCGATGTGATCAATACGGTACCTACACCACCCTCATCGCGATATCTTCACCTATTGCAACCAAAAATCTCATCGAAGGAACGAATGTAGTGTAA
- a CDS encoding carbohydrate ABC transporter permease, translated as MGMNKSRLEPIVFHTLNGALMIFIAVVTLYPFLNTLAISFNAGNDTIRGGIYLWPREWTDQNYRAVFAGGTIFQAFGISVARTVLGTILSLFLTSMLAYTLSRKDYILRKPITIVVVLTMYFSAGLIPTYFLMKDLHLLNNFLVYIIPGLISAFNMIVIRTYIQTLPEGLIESAKIDGAGDFRTFISIILPLCQPVLATVALFVAVGQWNSWFDTFLYASSKQNLSTLQYELMKLLSSSMNSNSSAAVANGADIGAARNMVTPVSIRAAITIVAALPILIVYPFLQKYFVHGLQLGSVKE; from the coding sequence ATGGGAATGAACAAGTCTCGGCTTGAGCCGATTGTCTTCCATACATTAAACGGCGCACTGATGATCTTTATTGCGGTCGTGACCCTGTATCCGTTTCTGAATACTCTTGCCATATCTTTTAATGCGGGCAATGACACCATTCGAGGAGGCATCTATCTATGGCCGCGGGAATGGACGGACCAGAACTACAGAGCCGTATTTGCCGGAGGAACCATTTTCCAGGCCTTTGGAATCTCTGTGGCGAGAACGGTGCTGGGTACAATCCTTAGCCTGTTCCTGACTTCGATGCTGGCCTATACGCTAAGCCGTAAGGACTATATCCTTCGTAAGCCGATTACGATTGTCGTTGTGCTCACGATGTATTTCAGTGCAGGTCTGATTCCGACCTATTTCTTGATGAAGGATCTGCATTTGCTTAACAACTTCCTCGTCTACATTATTCCTGGCCTGATTAGTGCGTTTAACATGATTGTTATCCGTACGTATATCCAGACGCTCCCCGAGGGTCTGATTGAATCGGCCAAAATTGACGGGGCAGGCGATTTCAGAACGTTCATATCCATCATTCTGCCGCTGTGTCAGCCTGTGCTGGCAACCGTGGCGCTGTTCGTCGCTGTGGGGCAGTGGAATTCATGGTTTGATACGTTCTTGTACGCTTCCTCCAAGCAAAATTTGAGCACGTTGCAATACGAATTGATGAAGCTGTTGTCTTCGTCCATGAATTCCAACAGCAGCGCGGCAGTCGCCAACGGTGCAGATATTGGGGCGGCGCGTAACATGGTTACGCCAGTGTCCATTCGGGCAGCTATTACGATTGTGGCGGCTCTGCCAATACTGATTGTCTATCCGTTTCTGCAAAAATACTTCGTCCACGGTTTGCAACTGGGTAGTGTGAAGGAGTAA
- a CDS encoding response regulator transcription factor, with protein sequence MYKVLLVDDEPFAIEGLQLLIDWEKHGFEIGGICANGEEAMDAICTAQPDLVVTDIRMPAMSGLELIEEARRRGHDSTLFVITSGYSDFNYARQAIRLGVSNYLTKPVVGPEADDMLERLRQELQERETLERIREQAKEQRIRRVLTELVTGAELADGQEETWLISEMSERANQWTYAQVMFEGEVTSHARSVLQQIAEKESCCYLIDSGQMTCGIVWGEAHSKATGVTSSLRAFAERALASVQNEGSAEVKMAVGLPVHELEELPVSYSSSLEAGRFLFFSESSVMFAEDIREQPLLFDPGTLIEADDIMEQLENGSTEELLVSVRRAFDRFKQDMAAPELIHIFSTQILFRGLALCKELGGEPNTLIQESALQMSRRHHRNIEESASMLEEFCLTCQSEVMTLRQKQVGGTQAMVAEYLRSHYKETFTIRELAEQFYINPVHLGQSFTRKYGKGVLDVVHDLRMEEAKQLLRETEQTSCAIAEEVGYRSYQYFLKQFEKRLGMKPAEYRQQSVR encoded by the coding sequence ATGTACAAAGTATTGCTGGTTGACGATGAGCCATTTGCCATCGAAGGGCTCCAATTATTGATTGATTGGGAAAAGCACGGGTTCGAGATCGGAGGCATATGTGCCAATGGTGAAGAAGCCATGGATGCCATTTGCACAGCGCAACCTGATCTGGTCGTTACGGACATTCGGATGCCAGCCATGAGTGGGCTGGAATTGATTGAAGAAGCACGTCGTCGGGGACATGATTCCACGTTATTTGTCATTACAAGTGGGTACAGCGACTTTAATTATGCCAGACAGGCGATCCGTTTGGGCGTATCCAATTATTTGACCAAACCGGTTGTTGGACCGGAAGCTGATGACATGCTGGAGCGATTAAGACAAGAACTACAGGAACGGGAAACGCTCGAACGGATTCGTGAACAGGCGAAAGAACAGCGAATCAGGCGGGTTTTAACGGAGCTGGTTACGGGGGCGGAACTGGCTGATGGTCAGGAGGAAACATGGCTCATATCCGAGATGTCAGAAAGAGCGAATCAGTGGACATATGCGCAGGTCATGTTTGAAGGGGAAGTTACAAGTCATGCCCGTTCTGTCCTGCAGCAAATAGCAGAGAAAGAAAGCTGCTGTTATCTGATCGATAGTGGACAGATGACCTGTGGCATCGTATGGGGTGAGGCTCATTCCAAAGCAACCGGGGTGACAAGTTCACTTCGAGCTTTCGCTGAGAGGGCTCTGGCGAGTGTGCAGAATGAGGGCTCTGCTGAGGTGAAGATGGCTGTAGGTCTGCCCGTCCATGAACTGGAGGAATTGCCCGTATCCTACAGTTCCTCTTTAGAGGCTGGTCGTTTCCTGTTTTTTAGTGAGAGTAGTGTCATGTTCGCTGAAGATATACGGGAGCAGCCATTGCTGTTTGATCCTGGAACACTGATTGAGGCCGACGATATTATGGAGCAGTTGGAGAATGGTTCGACTGAAGAGCTCTTGGTATCTGTTCGGAGAGCGTTCGACAGGTTCAAGCAGGACATGGCTGCACCGGAACTAATCCATATTTTTTCGACCCAAATTCTGTTTCGGGGTCTCGCTCTTTGCAAGGAGCTAGGGGGCGAGCCCAATACTCTGATTCAGGAATCCGCACTTCAGATGAGTCGACGGCATCATCGAAATATTGAAGAATCGGCCAGTATGCTGGAGGAATTCTGTCTGACATGTCAATCGGAAGTGATGACACTTCGGCAAAAGCAGGTTGGAGGAACCCAGGCGATGGTGGCCGAATATCTGCGCAGTCATTATAAAGAGACGTTTACGATCAGGGAGCTTGCCGAGCAATTTTATATCAATCCAGTGCATCTGGGGCAGTCTTTCACGCGCAAATATGGCAAGGGTGTATTGGATGTTGTACACGATCTGCGAATGGAAGAAGCGAAGCAGCTCCTCCGGGAGACAGAGCAGACTTCCTGCGCCATTGCAGAAGAAGTGGGTTACAGAAGTTATCAGTATTTCCTGAAACAATTTGAGAAGAGGTTGGGCATGAAACCGGCAGAATACCGACAACAGTCTGTCAGGTAA
- a CDS encoding ABC transporter permease codes for MANTPGAIQDQSAPTIVAKTPLLKRLRSQKQLMFMSLPIVAYILVFSYYPIWGWVMAFQNYSPAKSFAQQEWVGLKHFKFLLTDDAFLNVLRNTIAMSVINMVLGFVTAIVFAILLNEIKNKFYKRTVQTISYLPHFLSWIIVTGIVASSLSVDGGIVNVVLMKLGLIQEPIMWLSVPEYFWGIVGASHVWKEVGWNAIIYLAAITSIDPSLYEAAEIDGANRYKKMLYVTLPGIKSIVIILLIMNMGWILEAGFEVQYLLGNGVVVDWSQTIDIFVLKYGLQIGNYSLATAAGIFKTVVSITLIFAANSISKRFGEDRLI; via the coding sequence ATGGCAAACACGCCAGGAGCCATACAAGATCAATCCGCTCCAACCATCGTTGCCAAGACGCCTTTATTAAAGCGTTTACGCAGTCAGAAGCAATTGATGTTCATGTCTCTGCCCATTGTTGCGTACATTTTGGTATTTTCGTATTATCCAATCTGGGGCTGGGTTATGGCCTTTCAGAATTACAGTCCGGCGAAGAGTTTCGCGCAGCAGGAATGGGTCGGACTTAAGCACTTCAAGTTTCTGCTTACGGACGACGCGTTTCTGAACGTGCTTCGCAACACGATTGCCATGAGTGTCATTAACATGGTGCTTGGATTTGTAACGGCTATTGTTTTTGCGATTCTCCTTAATGAGATCAAAAACAAGTTCTATAAACGGACGGTTCAAACGATTTCGTATTTACCCCACTTCTTGTCATGGATCATCGTAACGGGGATAGTGGCTAGTTCGTTATCCGTAGACGGCGGGATTGTCAACGTGGTCTTGATGAAGCTGGGACTGATTCAGGAACCCATCATGTGGCTTAGTGTCCCGGAATACTTCTGGGGAATTGTTGGTGCATCGCATGTGTGGAAAGAGGTAGGCTGGAATGCCATTATTTATCTGGCCGCCATTACTTCTATCGACCCCTCGCTCTATGAAGCAGCTGAGATTGATGGAGCCAACAGGTATAAGAAAATGCTGTATGTGACACTGCCTGGAATCAAGTCCATTGTCATTATCCTGTTGATCATGAACATGGGATGGATTCTGGAGGCAGGATTTGAAGTTCAGTACCTGCTGGGTAACGGGGTTGTCGTTGACTGGTCTCAGACCATTGACATCTTTGTCTTGAAATACGGATTGCAGATTGGTAACTATTCTCTTGCTACTGCTGCAGGTATTTTCAAAACGGTCGTTAGTATTACGCTAATATTTGCAGCCAACTCGATTTCCAAACGTTTCGGTGAGGACCGATTAATATGA
- a CDS encoding MFS transporter, with the protein MAGFICILTESLPAGLLPQIAQDLEIGEGMAGQLVTLYAVGSLLAAIPLTTATRGWRRRPLLLLCILGFLVFNTITAVSSVYGVTLAARFMAGVSAGVLWGMTAGYARRMVSSSLKGKAMAVAMVGTPLALALGVPLGTFLGNFAGWRLIFGTISLLTVALVFWVLWKVPDYKGEPARHQLALYRIFVIPGVRPILFVVLAWVLAHNILYTYISPYLGETVLSRRVDLVLLIFGVTSVIGIWIIGLLIDRYMRLLILISLVIFALASLAMGVFIHQPMMIIMGVGAWGLTFGGAATLLQTAIAQAGGKSADIAQSMLVTAWNLGIGGGGIVGAILLEQMGARFLPISLILLIVMALIVTWSARKHGFPKTG; encoded by the coding sequence ATGGCTGGATTTATATGCATTCTTACCGAAAGCCTGCCGGCGGGACTGCTGCCGCAAATAGCACAGGATCTGGAGATCGGGGAAGGTATGGCGGGACAACTCGTCACATTATATGCGGTGGGATCTCTTCTGGCAGCGATCCCCTTAACAACGGCTACACGTGGATGGAGACGCAGGCCGCTGTTATTACTCTGCATCCTTGGTTTTCTGGTATTTAACACCATTACGGCTGTATCTTCGGTGTACGGAGTGACCCTTGCTGCCCGTTTTATGGCGGGTGTATCTGCTGGTGTATTGTGGGGTATGACTGCGGGTTACGCACGCCGGATGGTTTCAAGCTCGTTAAAGGGAAAAGCGATGGCAGTGGCCATGGTGGGCACACCTTTGGCGCTTGCACTGGGCGTTCCGTTGGGTACCTTTTTGGGCAATTTCGCAGGATGGCGCCTTATTTTTGGAACAATCTCATTATTGACGGTTGCGCTTGTATTTTGGGTGCTATGGAAAGTACCTGATTATAAGGGGGAGCCTGCTCGTCATCAGCTTGCGCTTTATCGGATTTTTGTTATTCCCGGGGTACGTCCCATATTGTTTGTTGTTCTGGCCTGGGTACTCGCCCATAACATTCTGTACACGTATATATCACCTTATCTCGGCGAGACCGTGCTGTCCAGACGGGTTGATCTGGTTCTGCTGATCTTTGGAGTGACTTCGGTGATCGGTATATGGATTATTGGGTTATTGATTGATCGCTACATGAGGCTGTTAATTCTGATCAGTCTAGTGATATTTGCGCTAGCTTCGCTGGCCATGGGGGTCTTTATCCATCAACCGATGATGATCATTATGGGAGTAGGCGCCTGGGGACTTACATTTGGAGGAGCAGCAACGTTGTTGCAGACTGCAATTGCGCAAGCCGGGGGCAAGAGTGCCGATATCGCCCAATCCATGCTGGTGACAGCATGGAATCTGGGAATCGGGGGAGGGGGGATCGTCGGAGCCATCCTTCTGGAACAGATGGGGGCACGTTTCCTGCCGATTTCTCTGATCCTGTTGATCGTTATGGCTTTGATTGTCACCTGGTCCGCCAGAAAACATGGTTTTCCCAAGACAGGATAA
- a CDS encoding ABC transporter substrate-binding protein: MGGLKKKKLWGSVSLVLAFSLALAGCSGDSAKTTTPDGKEVLNISAFIGTPNQAPTQDNRIYKKIEEELGVKLNMEFLVGDLQQKLGVMIAGGDFPDLITADTKLVSAGAVIPLEDLIEQHAPNLKKHFAKDWERMKDSSDGHIYWLPNYGVYTGEFISNYYSGPAFWIQKSVLKEAGYPTPKTLDDYMKLIRDYAAKHPTTEDGQPTIGFTTLASDWRTFPLLNPPEHLTGHPNDGGVVVDDKGVATVFADKDISKQYYKELNNLYNEGLLDKEAFVQNYDQYLAKISSGRVVGMFDQHWNFQQGEDPLVAQGKISQTYVGFPLVYDTSIKDHYLDRPVINLNNGFGISKDAEDPVAIIKFLDKLMDEKYQKLLSWGEEGVDYMVNDEGRFYRTPEQRTQQEDPAWKLANKAEGFYGAAPKMEGTFEDGNAIGATNQPEEFYDSLKPEDKELLDAYGYKTWSDFFSPAPENPVYYPAWQVDLKEGSDASVANKQMTDTSLKFLPRAIMSKANEFDSIWNEYVDAYKKINVKAYEERINEQLQWRIQNWTVEK, translated from the coding sequence ATGGGGGGATTGAAGAAAAAGAAACTTTGGGGTTCCGTTTCACTCGTTCTGGCCTTTAGTTTAGCATTGGCCGGATGTAGCGGAGACAGCGCCAAAACGACTACACCCGACGGCAAAGAAGTATTAAACATCTCAGCTTTTATTGGTACACCGAATCAGGCACCTACTCAAGACAACCGGATTTACAAAAAGATTGAGGAGGAACTGGGTGTCAAGTTGAACATGGAGTTCCTGGTAGGAGACCTGCAACAGAAGCTGGGTGTTATGATCGCTGGTGGAGATTTTCCGGATCTGATCACAGCCGATACGAAGCTTGTCTCGGCCGGAGCGGTTATTCCGCTGGAAGATCTGATCGAGCAGCATGCACCTAACCTGAAGAAGCATTTTGCAAAAGACTGGGAACGGATGAAAGATTCCAGTGATGGACATATCTACTGGTTGCCGAACTACGGCGTATACACTGGAGAGTTTATCAGCAACTATTACTCTGGTCCTGCGTTCTGGATTCAGAAGTCAGTTCTGAAAGAAGCAGGCTATCCAACACCTAAGACTCTGGATGACTATATGAAGCTGATTCGTGATTATGCCGCGAAGCATCCAACCACGGAAGATGGTCAACCAACCATTGGATTCACTACACTTGCTTCCGACTGGAGAACGTTCCCATTGCTTAATCCACCGGAGCATCTGACAGGTCATCCGAATGATGGCGGCGTCGTGGTAGATGACAAAGGCGTAGCAACCGTATTTGCCGATAAGGATATCTCCAAACAGTACTATAAGGAACTGAATAATCTCTATAATGAAGGTTTGCTGGATAAGGAAGCTTTTGTTCAAAACTATGATCAGTATCTGGCTAAAATCTCCTCGGGGCGCGTCGTCGGCATGTTCGACCAGCACTGGAATTTCCAGCAAGGTGAGGACCCGCTCGTAGCCCAAGGTAAAATCAGTCAAACCTATGTAGGATTCCCGCTTGTTTATGATACAAGTATCAAAGATCACTACCTTGACCGACCGGTCATCAACCTGAATAACGGCTTTGGTATCAGTAAAGATGCCGAAGACCCGGTAGCAATCATCAAGTTCCTGGATAAGCTTATGGATGAGAAGTATCAGAAGCTTCTGTCCTGGGGTGAAGAAGGCGTGGATTACATGGTAAATGATGAAGGAAGATTTTATCGTACACCAGAGCAGCGTACACAGCAGGAAGATCCGGCATGGAAGCTGGCTAACAAGGCAGAAGGCTTCTACGGTGCAGCACCGAAAATGGAAGGAACTTTCGAAGATGGCAATGCGATCGGAGCAACGAATCAGCCTGAAGAATTCTATGACAGCTTGAAGCCGGAGGATAAAGAATTGCTGGATGCTTATGGATACAAAACATGGAGTGACTTCTTCTCTCCTGCTCCAGAGAATCCAGTGTACTATCCAGCATGGCAGGTGGACCTGAAGGAAGGTTCGGATGCTTCGGTAGCGAACAAACAAATGACAGATACTTCCCTGAAGTTCTTGCCTAGAGCAATCATGTCAAAAGCGAATGAGTTCGATTCGATCTGGAACGAATATGTGGACGCTTACAAGAAAATTAACGTGAAGGCTTATGAAGAACGGATTAACGAGCAACTGCAATGGCGGATTCAGAACTGGACTGTAGAAAAATAA
- a CDS encoding serine hydrolase domain-containing protein — MKFNLASVEEVINRTLAEKRIVGSVVQIAWKGELVYKSAAGFADREQDRRMQENALFRYASVTKPIVSTAAMVLISQGKLKLDDLVVKWLPEFRPKQPNGEMASMKVHHLMTHTAGLTYRFFQENGGTYELAGVSDGMDIAGITLEENLLRIASAPLLYEPGKMWRYSIATDVLGAVIEKVTGMTLREAVQRLVTHPLGMKDTDFVVVDPERMTAAYADSSNSSGHPRRLGAEEHVPFIDGTAGFQLAPERYLDPSAYLSGGAGMVGSAGDFLLLLETLRQGGGSLLPEALVSEMTTNQIGDLVMPYWPGRGFGLGFTLLKDPVKAGTSESAGTWRMGGTYGHSWFVDPAEELSVVAFTNTALEGMSGRFTTELCEAVYEGIGRKR; from the coding sequence ATGAAGTTTAATCTTGCATCTGTAGAAGAAGTAATTAACCGTACGTTGGCAGAAAAAAGAATCGTGGGTTCCGTTGTGCAGATTGCCTGGAAAGGGGAGCTCGTTTATAAAAGCGCTGCTGGATTCGCCGATCGGGAGCAGGACAGACGGATGCAAGAAAACGCACTGTTCAGGTATGCTTCTGTAACCAAGCCAATTGTATCCACCGCCGCCATGGTATTGATATCCCAGGGTAAATTGAAGTTGGATGACCTGGTTGTGAAATGGCTTCCTGAATTCCGTCCCAAACAGCCAAATGGGGAAATGGCCTCCATGAAGGTTCATCATCTGATGACACATACGGCGGGTTTAACGTACCGCTTTTTTCAGGAAAACGGGGGAACGTACGAACTTGCCGGAGTATCGGATGGGATGGATATTGCTGGCATTACGCTGGAAGAAAATTTGCTCAGGATTGCTTCTGCTCCACTGCTGTATGAGCCCGGGAAGATGTGGAGATATTCGATTGCAACAGATGTGCTTGGTGCAGTCATTGAGAAAGTGACCGGGATGACACTGCGAGAGGCAGTACAACGGCTCGTGACTCATCCACTGGGCATGAAGGACACGGATTTTGTTGTTGTGGATCCGGAGAGAATGACTGCTGCCTATGCGGACAGTTCCAACAGTTCTGGGCATCCTCGTCGCTTGGGTGCAGAGGAGCATGTTCCTTTTATTGACGGAACGGCAGGCTTCCAACTCGCACCCGAAAGATACCTTGATCCATCGGCCTATCTCTCAGGTGGCGCGGGGATGGTGGGAAGTGCAGGAGACTTTCTTCTTTTACTTGAAACACTGCGTCAAGGTGGGGGCTCCCTTCTTCCAGAGGCGCTGGTTAGCGAGATGACGACCAATCAGATTGGCGATCTTGTCATGCCTTATTGGCCGGGCAGGGGATTTGGTCTGGGATTCACCTTGCTGAAAGATCCGGTAAAGGCGGGCACCTCGGAGTCTGCTGGAACGTGGCGTATGGGAGGAACCTATGGTCACTCGTGGTTTGTTGATCCAGCAGAAGAGCTGAGCGTTGTTGCGTTCACGAATACAGCTCTTGAGGGCAT